A genomic region of Methylobacterium durans contains the following coding sequences:
- the cpdR gene encoding cell cycle two-component system response regulator CpdR: protein MKILLAEDDNDMRRFLAKALQNAGYDVLSFDNGLSAYNRLREEPFELLLTDIVMPEMDGIELARRATELDPDIKVMFITGFAAVALNPDSKAPKDAKVLSKPFHLRDLVNEVEKLLAA, encoded by the coding sequence ATGAAGATCCTCCTGGCGGAAGACGACAACGACATGCGCCGCTTCCTCGCGAAGGCGCTGCAGAACGCCGGTTACGACGTCCTCTCCTTCGACAACGGTCTCTCCGCCTACAACCGCCTGCGCGAGGAGCCGTTCGAGCTCCTCCTCACCGACATCGTGATGCCCGAGATGGACGGAATCGAGCTGGCGCGCCGCGCCACCGAGCTCGACCCCGACATCAAGGTGATGTTCATCACGGGCTTCGCCGCCGTGGCCCTGAACCCGGATTCGAAGGCCCCCAAGGACGCCAAGGTCCTCTCGAAACCCTTCCACCTGCGCGACCTCGTCAACGAGGTAGAAAAGCTGCTCGCCGCCTGA
- a CDS encoding carbon-nitrogen hydrolase family protein: protein MPEGRFIAACVQMRSGREPLANRDAAVAGVREAVAAGAHYVQTPEMTSLVERSRTAMFERVRAQEDDPTLAALRDVARETGAVVQIGSLAIRNGEKIANRAFLIDGQGEIVAAYDKLHLYDVDLPNGERWRESATYTGGACAIVADTALAPIGLGICYDIRFPALFRALAEAGASILTAPACFTQQTGEAHWHVLHRARAIETGSFMISAAQGGRHEDGRDTYGHSIIVDPWGRVIAEADGAEPGVILAEIDLARVAEARGRIPALQHARPFTVERVGRCS from the coding sequence GTGCCTGAGGGCCGCTTCATCGCCGCCTGCGTGCAGATGCGCTCGGGCCGCGAGCCCCTGGCCAACCGCGACGCGGCGGTGGCGGGCGTCCGCGAGGCGGTGGCGGCCGGCGCACACTACGTTCAGACGCCGGAAATGACCTCGCTGGTCGAGCGCAGCCGCACGGCGATGTTCGAGAGGGTGCGTGCGCAGGAGGACGATCCGACGCTCGCCGCGCTCCGCGACGTTGCCCGCGAGACCGGCGCCGTGGTGCAGATCGGCTCGCTGGCGATCCGCAACGGCGAGAAGATCGCCAACCGCGCCTTCCTGATCGACGGGCAGGGCGAGATCGTCGCGGCCTACGACAAGCTCCACCTCTATGACGTCGATCTGCCGAACGGCGAGCGCTGGCGTGAATCGGCCACCTATACGGGCGGCGCCTGCGCGATCGTCGCCGACACGGCTCTGGCTCCGATCGGGCTCGGCATCTGCTACGACATCCGCTTCCCCGCCCTGTTCCGGGCGCTCGCGGAGGCCGGCGCCAGCATCCTGACGGCGCCCGCCTGCTTCACCCAGCAGACCGGCGAGGCCCACTGGCACGTGCTGCACCGGGCCCGCGCCATCGAGACCGGCTCGTTCATGATCTCGGCCGCGCAGGGCGGGCGCCACGAGGACGGACGCGACACCTACGGCCACTCGATCATCGTCGATCCCTGGGGTCGGGTGATCGCCGAGGCCGACGGGGCGGAGCCCGGCGTGATCCTCGCCGAGATCGACCTTGCGCGCGTCGCCGAGGCGCGGGGCCGCATCCCGGCGCTCCAGCACGCGCGGCCCTTCACCGTCGAGCGGGTGGGGCGTTGTTCATGA
- a CDS encoding disulfide bond formation protein B — translation MRAAGLSSLRVAALLVALGAALTVGGALVFEHGLGYVPCKLCLTERIPYYAAVPLALAALVLPARLARLALGLAALGLLYGAGLGIYHAGAEWGFWPGPSDCGGGAGANPEAMSDFLDRLKTTRVVDCSTAAWRFLGLSLAGWNALIAAALASVAGGAAIRRDAPPLPFGRGRG, via the coding sequence ATGCGTGCGGCCGGTCTGTCGAGCCTCCGCGTCGCCGCCCTCCTCGTGGCGCTCGGCGCGGCGCTGACCGTCGGGGGCGCCCTCGTGTTCGAGCACGGGCTCGGCTACGTGCCCTGCAAGCTCTGCCTCACCGAGCGCATCCCCTACTACGCCGCGGTGCCGCTCGCGCTCGCCGCCCTCGTCCTGCCGGCGCGCCTCGCCCGCCTCGCCCTCGGGCTCGCGGCCCTCGGCCTCCTCTACGGAGCGGGCCTCGGGATCTACCACGCGGGCGCGGAATGGGGGTTCTGGCCCGGCCCGAGCGATTGCGGCGGCGGCGCCGGCGCCAATCCCGAGGCGATGAGCGATTTCCTCGACCGGCTCAAGACGACGCGGGTGGTCGATTGCTCGACGGCCGCCTGGCGCTTCCTCGGGCTCTCGCTCGCCGGCTGGAACGCGCTGATCGCGGCCGCCCTCGCCTCGGTTGCCGGCGGGGCCGCCATCCGGCGCGACGCGCCCCCTCTCCCGTTCGGGAGAGGGCGGGGGTGA
- a CDS encoding DUF1178 family protein, producing the protein MIRYTLVCEASHTFESWFPSSASFDEQAARGLVSCPLCGSGKVEKGLMAPRIARTDRGERSAPVPAPLPEAPGPSPMPMIAEPEQKLRALLRAVREHVQSTAEHVGPRFPEEARKIHYGEVAERPIYGEASPEEARALIEEGIDVAPLPPMPDDRN; encoded by the coding sequence ATGATCCGCTACACCCTCGTCTGCGAGGCCAGCCACACGTTCGAGAGCTGGTTTCCCTCAAGCGCCTCCTTCGACGAGCAGGCCGCGCGCGGCCTCGTGAGCTGCCCGCTCTGCGGATCGGGCAAGGTGGAGAAGGGCCTGATGGCCCCCCGCATCGCCCGCACGGACCGGGGCGAGCGGTCGGCGCCCGTGCCGGCTCCCCTCCCGGAGGCACCCGGGCCCAGCCCCATGCCGATGATTGCGGAGCCGGAGCAGAAGCTCAGGGCGCTCTTGCGCGCCGTGCGCGAGCACGTGCAGAGCACCGCCGAGCATGTCGGCCCGCGCTTTCCCGAGGAGGCCCGCAAGATCCATTACGGCGAGGTCGCGGAGCGGCCGATCTACGGCGAGGCGAGCCCCGAGGAGGCCCGCGCCCTCATCGAGGAGGGCATCGACGTGGCGCCGCTGCCGCCGATGCCGGACGACCGGAACTAG
- the grxC gene encoding glutaredoxin 3, giving the protein MQPVTIYTTAWCPYCSAAKSLLKEKGVAYQEIDVEKTQGARAAMVQRAGGRTSVPQIFVGEQHVGGCDDLYALDRAGKLDPLLKGAEVGVAGA; this is encoded by the coding sequence ATGCAACCGGTCACGATCTACACGACTGCCTGGTGTCCCTACTGCTCGGCGGCGAAAAGCCTGCTGAAGGAGAAGGGCGTCGCCTACCAGGAGATCGACGTCGAGAAGACGCAAGGGGCCCGGGCCGCGATGGTGCAGCGGGCGGGCGGACGCACCAGCGTGCCGCAGATCTTCGTCGGCGAACAGCACGTCGGCGGCTGCGACGACCTCTACGCCCTCGACCGCGCCGGCAAGCTCGACCCGCTCCTGAAGGGTGCCGAAGTCGGGGTCGCCGGTGCCTGA